The DNA sequence ACATTGCGTGATGTCGCTCATTTACGGGCTGTTGGAGATATTCAAGGGGCAAAACAACGCCTTGAAGATTCATGGAAGGCAAACCCATCTTCAGCGCTGCTCGCAGGTGAGCTCATAAGACTGTACGGTAAATCTCAGGAACTGCCGAAAGCGGAACAAGTTTTCAAAGAGTTCCGAAACAAAGCTCCGGAAGCATTTTTATCTCATGTTATCAACGTTATGGTTAATGCGTATTTTGAATGCGGAGAGGAAGAGAAAGCACGTGAATTATTGAAAGACCTTCCTGCTATTCTTTCAGCTTCAGATGCCTTCGATACAGCGATATTGGCACGCAGGCTCGGAAATCAAGAGATTGCGCACAAATATTTCGAGCAAGCGGGTGATTCTATTCTAAATGACCCTAGAGCATTGCATGAATTTGCTCAGACTAAAATAGATTTGGCAAGAAAAATATGGCGTAACCGGCATGGCTCATGGGGCTATCGCCGGCAGGCGAACAAGCGCTTGTTGACCGAGGCCAAACAACTTCTGGAAAGAGTTGTTCAAATGGATGCATCGCCAACACGCCACGCTTGGGCATGGCGTGATCTGGCCAGAGTGTTGAATTGGTTACGGGCTCCCAAAAGGGAGGTGGTCCATGCGTATAAACAAGCTATAAGTCTTTTACCCAATGAAAAGCGCTTCAGGGATGAATTGGGGCGAATATCGGATACGACACATGGCAGATAAGACAAAGGATGATTTTTAAATGAGCGATCTGGACAACGACATTGCCGAAGTGCCGCAGGAGGCTGTCGAAGATGACGCGCCGGAGGATTTCTTCATTGACATCCTAACGGGTGAACTAACACCTTTCGAATCCCATTTTTGTCCAGATTGGACTGAAACATTATATGGAGACTCGGGCTATGATATTATCGCGTTTGATATGGCAGCGGGAATTGAAGAAAGGTCTTCCATGAAATTTGAAAAAGATTAACCAATCGGGTTAATCTTTTTTCTTGACTGGGGATTGGTTTGAATATATCATTTAAGAATAAAAAGTTGGCCAAGTCCTTCAACGAAGGGGAGCAGCTTGAAAAGATTCACGGAACCAAACGTGCGAGAAAAATTAGGATTCGTTTGGCTGAACTCAGGGCTGCCGCAAGTCTTATGGATTTTTGGCCTCCAAAGAGCGGACCAAGCCGATGTCATGAACTGACACAAG is a window from the Deltaproteobacteria bacterium genome containing:
- a CDS encoding killer suppression protein — its product is MNISFKNKKLAKSFNEGEQLEKIHGTKRARKIRIRLAELRAAASLMDFWPPKSGPSRCHELTQGRRRGQLSMDLDHPYRLIFIPDHNPIPRHEDGGLDWSLVTAIKILGVEDTHE